The Haliotis asinina isolate JCU_RB_2024 chromosome 2, JCU_Hal_asi_v2, whole genome shotgun sequence genomic interval TGAACACTAATCCTATACTCTTCAGTGCAGGATGATAttagttgttcactggtcgcgagggggccatgggctcatgtacccttgaGGTGTTCGAGGAACATAAAAAAACCtcaagggtacatgagcccatggcccctgaggaaccagtgaacaacattaTTTATCTtgccgaacacctgaattttatctcccttccatcaattttcaatcgcaaaacatcggtaatttccctgcgtcatgtgtgattcaatgttattcgagacacagaagtactaccatgaagcaccagacgacttcggaattcccagcagtgtacattgaaaataatacatcgcctgtgagcggtgtacattgaaaataatagaatagaacttagccaatcagagagcaacattcatgtgtgaggtaagataaatggtTTCAACAACCATGATAATTAGGTCAGGTGAACAAAATAACCATCCAGCCAGATTTCACTAAGAAGTGCAAACATTCTGTTCTCAGTTAAAGACAAGAGAGATGAAGTTGGTAGCATCATCTCCAAAATGAAGCTTTGGTGGTGAATAATATCCACTAGTATCATCCATTCTTATAACCAACATCAGCTTCATAATGAAAGGGAGCTAACTCCTCTTAAATGCCAGTTTCCATCCTCACAAAACAAGTAACACCGAGGATTTTGACTGAGTCTGACGAGTCTATTCATAGTCCaatcaaaatcacatttcaaaatcaacatcAAGTACATAAACAATGGTTAATGTCATtgatattcaaatattttcaaaacatgtgtACTGTCAGTTAGGTGTCAACAGATATTCTCCAAATCTGTTCATACTTTTAAGCAAGGTCAAATGTTTTGATGCACTTCACTTGGTAAGTACTGCATGATTACAACACAGAGCTTGATTATGACTGTCTTCCCTGTATGCCACACTTTTGTTGGGAACAAATGCAAATGACATGAGAGATCGAATATTAATGATGCGCCAGTAGAAGAGGTATAGAAAGGTTCTAGCTTGTTAACAGTTAAGTTGTGCTGAACTTCCAGCCCAGTTCAGCATGTGGGGAAACTGGATTTCTTATTAAGTCAACTGCTTTGCAGGTTGAAGATGCATATTGATGGAATGGTCAAAAGGTGTAAATGATGTTTGGTTTGAAATTGCAAACTATTCATATACATATGGTAAATCCTTTCATGTTTCCTTACCTATGTGGACAATAGTAGCATTCTGTAGATCCTGCAACAAGCTGCTCTTGGTAGCATCAGTCCCAACCACTGGgtcgacatcaagacactcgGCCACTTGCTGCAGCGCCTTCCTGGTGTTATCTAGGTCAGACCTTGGTCGCCATGGCTGACCACGGAGCTCCACGCTACACACACAACACTCAGGCATCACAGAGAGGAACAGGAACAGGAGGTGGAAGAGGAGAGGAGGAGAGCAGAGAAAAGTGGAGGGAGAAGGGTGAGGCAAGGTGGATGGGGGAGGGTATACAGATTGTCAGATTGAAGTTGCAAATGTTTAATGAACCCTTGGCAAGAAGTACATTTACCTCTTCCATGCAACAGAAATTTTGATCACTATCACAGATACAAAACATGCAACAATGTTTACACTGCtcatgaatttatttttttaactaGAAAACTACTGTCATGGCTTGAAGACGTATTCATCAGGGTCAGCATGAGGTACAGCATAAACTCACTTTCAGTATTTCAATGCTTAGAGAGCCAGTTTGGGATGGTGATCTGTACATTGGATGCATTTTGTGAATGAATGTTTAGTATGAATGAGTATGTCTCTGATTCTGTATATATCATGACAAAAATCAACAAACTTTGAAGGTATTCCATTACTGTAGAAAAACTCTATATGTACAATCCTGATACTCACCTGTCCTGTATGTCAGGGCATCCATACACCACACATCTCTCCTTGCTGCTGATCTGCTGATACAGAGTCACCATCTGACTCGACGTCGTGATGTCTGTCCCAGTGGATGTCCTTGTCGTCAAggtggtgtatgtctgtgtgctCAGCATCTTCTCCGATGACACCGGATGACCAACAACTGGGTAAGGTCTTGGCGATACACCCCCAAGACCAGTCTCACCCCTCCGGCTCTCTGCTTTAGACAGCTGAGACTGAAAAGTTGCCTCCCTGCTCATAGCTACCTGAGAGTTCCTCCCCTTGTCTGGAGTTGCCAAAAGCCCTGATGTGTACAGTCTCGGGTTGGAGACATGCTTGAGATTGACTCTCTCCAGACTAGACATGCTGAGGTCACATGGTGTGATGATCTCAGAAAACATACTCTCCCTCTTCTGTAGTGCCATAACTTTGTTGGTGCCTCCTTTTCGGGACTGGGTCCGGTCAAACTCTAGTTGGTCCTGCTGTCGGAGATGGTCCATCTCATTCTGGAGGACTTTGTCCAGTAGGAGGATGCAGGGAAGAAAGGTGATCCGGAACCGATCCATCACGTACCTGGCATTCCAGTCCTGGAGAATTCCGAATGGACAGTGACGTAGTTCCTTATCCGGTACTATCAGCAAATGGCTCATGGTATCCAAGCCAGATAAGATGTCTTCTACTGGAGCAAACAGTATATTGTACAGCTGTCTCTGTGCAGATTTCTTGGTTTTGGGTGAAGAACTGTCATTTTCCAATGCCTTGGATGTGTCCTTTTCTTCAGATTGTTTGGCAAGTTTCCAGCTGATCTTGCGGATGTTATTCAAGTTTGAATCTGGAAGTGGGAGGGATTTGTTTTCACATTCATTGATGAGATTCTCCTTGTCATAGTCTGACAGCACTTCATCAATCAAAGTCTGgatctgaaataaacatgaaacattccATAGATGGGCATCAGTGACACTGATCAATGTATAATTAGATAATATACTGATGGAAATAAGTAAGGAAACACCACATCATGGCAGTGTTCCTATATGTATTCTCAGATTTCCCCCCACAACACTATCCAAAGCtagtgatgaaaactggaaagtaTTGAAGAAGCATTCaaattttcattctaatgttcctttatttgtttctctcagtatatactgactatATCAACCAATCAAATCCTAACACGATATGAACATGGGTGTGTTAATTGTTAGACATCTGATCGGCCACAACAATATGTCAGCTGTATGGATGGCAGCTTGTAAACAATTAAGCCTGTAGTATCCAGTGGCGATGCCACGATAACTTGATAAATCGATACATTGATACTTTTTCTAAGATGATACAATTATCGATACTTTACAAACTGTAtcaatatttagttttgaaagtattggtttaaatgtgtttatgtatcatttacattttacaatTGTGTCCTGTTTTTTGATGCTATGAGAgttgtaaatgattatttttcatgcACAAAGATGGGAAATTAGAACATCTTAATCTCTGAGAATCAAAAATGATCTTTTCATGGACAATTActaaacatgaaatattaatgttcaaATTGTAACTAAATTTATGCAATAGGACCGCAAAAATCCCTACAGGACTGACATGAAAGTGACAAAccaaaaatatcactgtatgATGTCAGAATAATCCACTGATTCACCTGAGTTTGTTATCTTGAGACCCAAGATTACTCAATACCTGAAGAAGTCTCAGCTTAAACAATAGGGATCTCGAACTACAAATGGAGTGCCAGACAATTTCTACAACATAAACACAGAACTAAAGTCTAAGGCATCATACATCTTTTCCAGACATTTTTAGgacatttttttttctgaaacagcCCTAGGCCCCCTTGGCCCAGAAGTGAACAGACAATTATGATACAGTCACAAAAGCCATACCTGATCTCGCATTGACATGTCCTTTCCAGGTCTTCCTGTATAGAATCTGACCAATCCCCTGCCAGGCTGCAGCACCCATAGCAACAGTGATGAGTCCAGTAGCGAATAATACAGTACAGTCCCATTCTGCTGACTCACAGAGCGATTCATTCTCTCAACACTCCACAAATTCCGCAATGCAAGTGTACTCGGAATAGTCTGTCCTAAGGTTGACGCGTAACTGGGTAACTGGGTGACAGTCCGCTTCCTGAATCCTTCGGCAAATTGAAGACACTCCTCCTTGTTCCCAAGCTTGCTCAGAACAGACTGGATGCCATCATAACACTCCAGAAGTTGTTCATCATACCCAGCCGGCCTGTGAGTGCCCTCGTCAACATGTTCCCTGATTTTGGTTTCATAGAAAGGAATGAGTttctggaaatatttcaaagccTGTTCAATGTCTTGCATCTGTGTAGATGCCTGCTGAATGCAAGCGATGTTGTATTCAGCCATTGTTTGGATGTCTGTGTACCCATAATCCCTTGCAATGTCACAAGCTTGTTCGTAAAAATACAAGCTGTACTGCTTTTTCGACTGAGCACGATATGCACTGCCAAGCTTACACAACCCTGTGGACTTTGTACGACTGTCAGTCCGAGCACATGCCTTTAGCATTGCCTCGTAATGCTTCATAGCAGATTCATAATCCTCCTTAAGCATGTACGAATCAGCCAGCATCTCATTAGCAATAGCAAGCATACGTTTGTCACCAAATTTGGCTGCCATATTGATGTACTGCTCGTGGTATGTAATACTCAACTTCCAGTTTCTCAAAGCAGCATAGACCGTTCCCATGCAGCCATATGCTTGTGCAATAccctttctgtttttgtttttttttgatAGATTCAAGTACTGCTGATATTGTTCAAGAGCTTCTTTATAATTTCCCAAAATCTCATTCAGCATCCCAGTATTATGATGAGATTCAGCCAAAGTTCTTCCAGTGAAGCCAAActctttcatgaaactgttatACTTCTGTGCATGATAAACAGCTGAGTGCATATTCCCGATAGACTTGTACGCGATGCTGAGATTCAGATGCAGCCCACACTGGAGCTCTTTTGTCCAAAAGTCAGGCAAGTTCTCATAGTGTCCCACCTCTGTGAGGAGCTCAGCTTTCAGATGCAACAGTTTCTCATAGTATATAATAGCTTGGTAGGTGTCTCCATTCTCAAGATAGAGGGTGGCCACATTGACCAATGACTTGGTCTGATAGAGCTGGTCGTGGGTAGCAACAGCCATTGAGAGGCAGTCCAAATACAGACCAATAGCCTGTTCTCTCTGACGTACACTTGTGTGAGCGTTTGCCATAGTCAGAAGTATTTTCATCGTAATTCCTTTCTGATTTGTCTGAAACTTCTGAGCTGCTTCGAGAACACGGATGCACAAATCAAATTTCTTGCTCTGGAAGAGGCAGACGCCAACTTCACTGAGTTTTTTGTAGGCGTCCATCTCTGAAACCACAGATCATAACAAacgttgagtgaatgagtgaaggaAGCATGATTTAAGCcatgttttgcaatattccagcaacaataTATCAATGATTATACCAATGTTGTTTTTTGCAAAAGTTATCAATCCATGCGCAGTTATAAGACATGATATGAATTGTGAGGAGGTTTTTGAAGTGTCTTGATtccagtttcttttttgactagcGGATTCCTATTGATTCCTAGTTTTTGTGCATCCTCCTTTTCAAATGAATAAATGGCACCTTCAATGAAGCATATATTCTCTATACTCAACTTGATTCAGCTTTACATGACTAAGTAACTGGACATACTGAATGGCAATTATGAGTCAATATCTGACACTGATCTAAACCTTGTACTGCTGAGGAAAAGTAGACAGTTTCACAAACCAACCTTTAAGACTCTTTCTGAATTCTGATGGCATATCACAGAGGTGAGAAGCTACAGATGCAATGTGATTGGTCAGCCTGTCAGCatcatcaaggtcaaggtcaagagCAGTAAGGAAGGAAACAAGAGCTTCTTTGTTCTGGTTGAGATGGTGAAGACAGAGCCCCAGAACATGATGTCCCTGaatagcaaaaaaaaaaaaaatccaaaacatcTGAGTATATGCCTAACTGCCTGTAATTAATTAAGTCTGAATTAGCAACAGTGTGGAAAAAAACCCACTGGCCCGTTAGTCCAGGgatagtaaaaatccagtcaggcCCGAGTGattagtgaattttcatggtgtcattttgtaaatatatcactctctctgacttgttaagttataacacACTTTTTAATCATGCAAGTTGCCTGATAAAACTGTTCATCACATTAGCAGTTTAATGATGAAATGGGTGGCTACATTCAAAAATTTGaactagtgaattattttgtgggcaggCATAGCTGGTCTGACTGGCttgcaaaatttggaaattatttTACACACTTAGGCTGGGAATACTAGttgttgatagcatgagcaaaATCACACCAACTGAGAATTGATGACATACAGCTAGGTCAATCACAATAACCAGCCAGTAACAAGTCTAGTTATTCTTGACCAACAGCAATTCCAACACTTAAAAAATCTAAACAACTGATGGGCAAGACATAAATTCTGAGATGCAACTGAACTTCAGCAATTACATCAAATTTGGATTCGGtattttataaataattaatagtCTCTGTTGGAATAAATAACTGTTTACACACTTCGCATTGAACTTTGTAAGAGAATACATTAAAATGTGTAAACCTCCATCACAAGGAAAACTCCCTGATTATCATTCGATTGGTTGTAGCAAAAACTATGTTTTACATTACTGGCAATATTTATTACAAAATTTGGGACACACATCCCTTAAAGattgtattttaaaatatcatgATTCAACTTAATGGTAATGGTTGCATCGCTGGCAAAATGTCTCTGTGAATACAATTCCATCACTGAACATTCAGGCAAAAAAATGAAGTGTTATGTGTTTTTCTAAAATAATGCTGTCAGTGGTAGCACAATGATAATCTTCAAACAAATTGATGTATTTACTTAAACAAAACACCTGATGACCAAGTGGAATATCTGAATGGTCCACATTTATACTCTTCAAATAAAGTAGGAGAtctacatattttttttatttacgattaaaaatattcaggAGCTTTAatggagtcaatcaatgttgatatgatattattgtatgttttgaaagtgcatcaccatttgcacttccttacaaccatagttgtTTGGAATGTAGTTGCTTTTGAAAAATGACTGGTGTATGGTaagtaatttgcatgtatacgattttcattttaaaataaacgactagaaacaaacactaacaaatgtgtgatgcaagatgagtgtcaaaattaatgttctaagtgatttcttgaccttcttgaaaaaacgtcaaaatcaagaatgagaccccatgcacatgtatgggGCTATTGCGttgtgcatatcatgcgttgtaaTTTAGAgggtggtaatagaggaaaATGGTGGAtataagatgtctgtctttgaaacgtttgataacttttacacttcctatccaaattgaaagttcattatcccctacttatAGGTAGGTAGTATATTAAAgatgacatatttcatgttaATGTCAACACAATTGAAAAAAGATGCACAAAGAA includes:
- the LOC137272547 gene encoding tetratricopeptide repeat protein 28-like; amino-acid sequence: MELRLPTTHFSSPLLGSYSLPSLAEGSEAISEAEEIHEVKTLQDKGNKAVGAKNYSEALRYFSEALDIDQGNVGVLHDRSLALLQMGRYNEARLDAEAVIMMSPGYSQGHHVLGLCLHHLNQNKEALVSFLTALDLDLDDADRLTNHIASVASHLCDMPSEFRKSLKEMDAYKKLSEVGVCLFQSKKFDLCIRVLEAAQKFQTNQKGITMKILLTMANAHTSVRQREQAIGLYLDCLSMAVATHDQLYQTKSLVNVATLYLENGDTYQAIIYYEKLLHLKAELLTEVGHYENLPDFWTKELQCGLHLNLSIAYKSIGNMHSAVYHAQKYNSFMKEFGFTGRTLAESHHNTGMLNEILGNYKEALEQYQQYLNLSKKNKNRKGIAQAYGCMGTVYAALRNWKLSITYHEQYINMAAKFGDKRMLAIANEMLADSYMLKEDYESAMKHYEAMLKACARTDSRTKSTGLCKLGSAYRAQSKKQYSLYFYEQACDIARDYGYTDIQTMAEYNIACIQQASTQMQDIEQALKYFQKLIPFYETKIREHVDEGTHRPAGYDEQLLECYDGIQSVLSKLGNKEECLQFAEGFRKRTVTQLPSYASTLGQTIPSTLALRNLWSVERMNRSVSQQNGTVLYYSLLDSSLLLWVLQPGRGLVRFYTGRPGKDMSMRDQIQTLIDEVLSDYDKENLINECENKSLPLPDSNLNNIRKISWKLAKQSEEKDTSKALENDSSSPKTKKSAQRQLYNILFAPVEDILSGLDTMSHLLIVPDKELRHCPFGILQDWNARYVMDRFRITFLPCILLLDKVLQNEMDHLRQQDQLEFDRTQSRKGGTNKVMALQKRESMFSEIITPCDLSMSSLERVNLKHVSNPRLYTSGLLATPDKGRNSQVAMSREATFQSQLSKAESRRGETGLGGVSPRPYPVVGHPVSSEKMLSTQTYTTLTTRTSTGTDITTSSQMVTLYQQISSKERCVVYGCPDIQDSVELRGQPWRPRSDLDNTRKALQQVAECLDVDPVVGTDATKSSLLQDLQNATIVHIATFGCWRENLLVLTPNKARLEDGAARERSYIVSPEDIHNLKMCAQLVVLNCGYNPWRREWIHSFSLPASFLAAGAQCVMVTQWQVADNAMDKFYYHFYMSLQNGCLLSDAVRTGMEAVRHDDRFRHVYNWCPFILIGKDTEVSINQIRHAMLDQKLDHSEAAVEKETGQEFLNPRNVVAHVPTKAENFESLQCHVADLLRHHHQQPQVILGLIDLLDAALKRLHTEDNNKQTSNLSVELIQGKGSVPLLTMLGFHFQAMGASLSNPYIIYPHWNKDEMLIPAYDALRALTDIVGNAECSQTLCDILPLQQDHISLLVDLLSITRHAPELQLKVTDLSVRPLWQNTKVKKLLTSAGFHQIGLLLNFNKVPANKQLLTSLLQLLLAVSCHKSQVLLYRLDVNLLGRSPSPGRQNQYSGMDHIKLPSLTPLILPRNQLRMSTPWHSTVEREEEMVQKMRLAQSKSNLDEDFQDYLERAKTWHQMTITAQANEALNEVGRPKTSPTKVKVISGGSASRERIPVTQVEALMIPEVDQRRDYAHFVLQQRVDNIGLRHKDEVMKLYLPYIQS